The genomic window TGACCGTTCGCGAGCTCCACCCGGAACATGGCGTTCGGCAGGGGCTCGATGACCCGACCCTCGATCTCAATGGCTCCGTCTTTTTTCGGCATGTCCTCCGCTGTCCTGACGTCGGTTACTCCGGACGGCCCACAACGTCTTACACGGGCTCCGACGAGAATCGCCGGGCCCGAGCCAGCCGCGGCTCCGACTCCCACCGAAGCGCAGGGTGGGCATGCCGGAGTGGACGCTGTGCGCCGATCTGAAAGTGTACGCCCGCCTGCGGGCCGTCGCCAAACCGGCCGGCCCGCACGTCACCCGCCCGGGGAAAACGGACACCCCGGGCGCATCCGCGCCGGGACGGGCGATGACGCTACCGCTCCCCCGCCCGCCGGGCCTGTCGGCGGCCCCGGCGGCGCTCCCGCCGGTCGTCCCGGTGGCGAGGCTCACCACCCGCCAGCCCGCCCGCAGTCCGCATCAGCAGCACCGCGCCCCACGGTCCGAGCACCCAGAGCGGCCAGTAGAAGATCAGCTCCCCGGCGCCGACGGCGGAGAGCAGCCAGATCGCGTTCAGGATCACCGCGACCCGCAGCCAGGGCATCCACACCTCGAGCAGCCAGTTGCCCCGGACGCCGGACGGCACCGGACCGGACGCCGGCGCCGGGGCGGCCGCCGGCGGCACGGGCGCGGCGACGTCGGCCGGGCCCGGCTGGCGCGGAGCCAGCCCCGAGCGCTCCAGCGGCGCCGGTCCGGGGAGGTCGGCCAGGACTTGGCCCAGTTCCCCGTACGTCTTCGCGCCGTAGGTCCGTTGCAGCCGCTCGTCGTACTCGTAGAGGTCGATCCGGCCCTCTTCGAGCGCGACCCGGAGCCGCTCCGCCGCCTCCTGCCGGTCCGCGTCGGCCGCCCGCATGCCGTCCCGCCCGTCCATGCCGGCAAGCATGCCACCGCTCCGCCACCAACCCCAGCGGGCCGCAGCGGCCGCAGCCGGATCCGGACAGCGCGGACGAAGCGGCCGGGAGCCTGTCGCCCCAGCCGCCGGCAGCAGCAGGGGCCCGAAGGGGATCGGCCGTCAGCGGGCCGGGGAGTCGGCCGACTGGCGGGCGGTCACCAGGTCACCGAGGCGAGCGCGACCGCCGTCCTCGGCGGTCAGCACCCAGACGCCGTCGTCCAGCAGCGCCATCGAGTGCTCGACGTGCGCCGCCATCGACCGGTCCCGGGTCACCACGGTCCAGCCGTCGGTCAGCTCCACCGTGCGCGGCGAGCCCATGGTGATCATCGGCTCGATCGCCAGCGCCAGCCCGGGGACCAGGCGCGGGCCCTTGCCCGGCCGCCCGTGGTTGAGCACGTGCGGATCCTGGTGCATCTCGGTGCCGATGCCGTGCCCGCCGTACCCGTCGACGATGCCGTACCGGCCGCCCTTGCGGACCGCGGTCTCCACCGCGTGGGAGATGTCGGTGAGCCGCCCCTTGCCGCTCGCCGCACCCCGGGCGGCGGCGGCGATCCCGGCCCACATCGCGTCCTCGGCGACCGCGGCCATCTTCAGCAGGGCCGGGTCGACCTCGCCGACCCCGACGGTGATGGCGGCGTCCCCGTGCCAGCCGTTCAGCACGGCGCCGCAGTCGATCGAGATCAGGTCCCCCTCGCGGAGCACCTGCTGGGACGACGGGATCGCGTGCACGACCTGCTCGTTGACCGAGGAGCAGATGGACGCCGGGAAGCCGTGGTAGCCCTTGAACGACGGGATCGCACCGGCCTCGCGGATGGTCGACTCGGCGATCGCGTCGAGGTCGGCGGTGCTGACCCCGGGCGCCACCGCCTCCCGCATCAGACGCAGCGCACGGGCGACCACCAGACCGGCGGCCCGCATCTTCTCGATCTGGTCGGGAGTCTTCAGCTGGATGTCCAGCTGGGGACGACGCATCGGAGCCGTTACCTTTCGTCGCGCGGAACAGCGGGGCACGTCGGACGTACCCCGCTGTTCGCACTCTATCCGCCGGAGACCCGGCGGGACGTCAGCCGCCGTACGAGCGCAGGGCGTCTATGGCGCGGACGGTGACGTCCTCCACCGGCCCGGTCGCGTCGATGCCGACGAGCTTGCCCTGTGCGCCGTAGTAGTCGACCAGCGGCGCGGTCTTCTCCGCGTACTCCCGGAGGCGGGCGGCGATCGTCTCCGGCTTGTCGTCGTCGCGCTGGAACAGCTCGGCGCCGCAGCGGTCGCAGACGCCTTCGCGGGTGGTCGCATCGAACTCGACGTGCCAGATCTTGCCGCAGCCCCGGCAGGTCCGCCGGCCGGAGAGCCGCCGGATCACCTCGTCGTCGTCGACGACCAGCTCGAGCACCAGGTCCAGCGCGGTGCCGAGGTCGGCGAGGAGCTTGTCCAGCGCGGCGGCCTGCGGCGTGGTCCGCGGGAAGCCGTCGAGCAGGAAGCCCTCGGCGGCGTCCGGCTCGGCGAGCCGGTCCCGCACCATGTTGATGGTGACCTCGTCCGGGACCAGCTTGCCGGCATCCATGTACCGCTTGGCCTCGACTCCCAGGGGCGTGCCCTGCGAGACGTTGGCCCGGAAGATGTCACCGGTCGAGATCTTCGGCACCGAGAGGTGGGCGGCGATGAACTCCGCCTGTGTGCCCTTGCCCGCGCCCGGCGGGCCAACCAGAACGAGTCGCATCTACCGCAGGAACCCTTCGTAGTTCCGCTGCATGAGTTGGCTCTCGATCTGCTTCACGGTCTCCAGACCGACGCCGACCATGATGAGCACAGCGGTGCCGCCGAACGGGAAGTTCTGGAACTGCTGGCTGTCCAGCCAGATGAAGAAGAAGTTCGGCAGGATCGCGATGACGCCCAGGTAGAGCGCGCCCGGCAGGGTGATCCGGCTGAGGATGAAGTCGAGGTACTCGGCGGTCGGCTTGCCGGGGCGGATGCCCGGCACGAAGCCGCCGTACTTCTTCATGTTGTCCGCGACCTCGGTCGGGTTGAACGTGATGGACACGTAGAAGTACGTGAAGAAGATGATCAGCAGGAAGTAGATCGCGATGTGCTCCGGCGCGCTCGCCTTCACGATGTGGTTCTGGAACCAGGCCTGGGTCTTGCCCGGGTTGGTCTGGTCGAAGAACTGGAGCGCGAGCTGCGGCAGGTAGAGCAGCGACGAGGCGAAGATGACCGGGATGACACCGGCCTGGTTCACCTTGAGCGGGATGTAGGTGGAGGTGCCGCCGTACATCCGCCGGCCGATCATGCGCTTGGCGTACTGCACCGGGATTCGGCGCTGCGCCTGCTCGATGAAGGTGACCGCGGTGATGACCAGCAGGACCAGCACGATCACCAGGGCGAACATCCCCCAGCCCTTGGTGGTCTTGATCTTCCAGCCCTCGCTGGGCAGCCGGGCCGCGATCGAGGTGAAGATCAGGACGGACATGCCGTTGCCGACGCCCCGGTCGGTGATCAGCTCACCGAGCCACATCACCACGCCGGTGCCGGCGGTCATCGTCATGACCAGGATGGTCAGGGTCAGCCAGTCCGGGATCCCGGTGCCCTTGGGGACGATCGGGAACTGGTCGCAGCGGTTCTGGAACAGCTGCCCGGAGCGCGCCAGCGCCACGAACGCCGAGGACTGGAGGATGCCCAGGCCCAGCGTCAGGTAGCGGGTGTACTGGGTGATCTTCGCCTGGCCGGCCTGGCCCTCCTTGCGGAGCTGCTCCAGCCGCGGGATGACCACCGTCAGCAGCTGCAGGATGATCGACGCGGTGATGTACGGCATGATGCCCAGCGCGAAGACCGAGAGCTGCAGCAGCGCGCCACCGGAGAACAGGTCCAGCAGGTTCAGCACGCCGGTGCCACTGCCCTGGATGGTGTCGAGACACTTCTGCACGTTGCCGTACGAGACACCTGGGCTGGGCAGCGTTGCGCCGAGCCGGTAGACCGCGATGATGCCTACTGTGAACAGCAGCTTCTTGCGCAGGTCAGGCGTACGGAACGCACTGAGAAAGGCGGACAGCAACTTCTTCCTCCTGCGCGAGGCGGGCCGCCGGTGATCCCTGGCGGGGCGGGGTGGGTGCCGGGCGAGCGCCCGATATCCATAGCTGGGATGGGACTCTAACAGCCCGCTCCCGGTCCGGGC from Micromonospora kangleipakensis includes these protein-coding regions:
- a CDS encoding DUF1707 SHOCT-like domain-containing protein yields the protein MDGRDGMRAADADRQEAAERLRVALEEGRIDLYEYDERLQRTYGAKTYGELGQVLADLPGPAPLERSGLAPRQPGPADVAAPVPPAAAPAPASGPVPSGVRGNWLLEVWMPWLRVAVILNAIWLLSAVGAGELIFYWPLWVLGPWGAVLLMRTAGGLAGGEPRHRDDRRERRRGRRQARRAGER
- the map gene encoding type I methionyl aminopeptidase, translated to MRRPQLDIQLKTPDQIEKMRAAGLVVARALRLMREAVAPGVSTADLDAIAESTIREAGAIPSFKGYHGFPASICSSVNEQVVHAIPSSQQVLREGDLISIDCGAVLNGWHGDAAITVGVGEVDPALLKMAAVAEDAMWAGIAAAARGAASGKGRLTDISHAVETAVRKGGRYGIVDGYGGHGIGTEMHQDPHVLNHGRPGKGPRLVPGLALAIEPMITMGSPRTVELTDGWTVVTRDRSMAAHVEHSMALLDDGVWVLTAEDGGRARLGDLVTARQSADSPAR
- a CDS encoding adenylate kinase — encoded protein: MRLVLVGPPGAGKGTQAEFIAAHLSVPKISTGDIFRANVSQGTPLGVEAKRYMDAGKLVPDEVTINMVRDRLAEPDAAEGFLLDGFPRTTPQAAALDKLLADLGTALDLVLELVVDDDEVIRRLSGRRTCRGCGKIWHVEFDATTREGVCDRCGAELFQRDDDKPETIAARLREYAEKTAPLVDYYGAQGKLVGIDATGPVEDVTVRAIDALRSYGG
- the secY gene encoding preprotein translocase subunit SecY, with amino-acid sequence MLSAFLSAFRTPDLRKKLLFTVGIIAVYRLGATLPSPGVSYGNVQKCLDTIQGSGTGVLNLLDLFSGGALLQLSVFALGIMPYITASIILQLLTVVIPRLEQLRKEGQAGQAKITQYTRYLTLGLGILQSSAFVALARSGQLFQNRCDQFPIVPKGTGIPDWLTLTILVMTMTAGTGVVMWLGELITDRGVGNGMSVLIFTSIAARLPSEGWKIKTTKGWGMFALVIVLVLLVITAVTFIEQAQRRIPVQYAKRMIGRRMYGGTSTYIPLKVNQAGVIPVIFASSLLYLPQLALQFFDQTNPGKTQAWFQNHIVKASAPEHIAIYFLLIIFFTYFYVSITFNPTEVADNMKKYGGFVPGIRPGKPTAEYLDFILSRITLPGALYLGVIAILPNFFFIWLDSQQFQNFPFGGTAVLIMVGVGLETVKQIESQLMQRNYEGFLR